A genomic segment from Poecilia reticulata strain Guanapo linkage group LG3, Guppy_female_1.0+MT, whole genome shotgun sequence encodes:
- the itga11a gene encoding integrin alpha-11a isoform X3, with translation MRLGMTLVSNPKDNSFVACGPLWSYECGSSYYSTGLCSKVNASFKFSRTIIPAFQRCETFMDIVIVLDGSNSIYPWYEVQDFLINILQKFHVGPGQIQVGVVQYGEKVVHEFKLSDYKSVEEVVKRARSIDQRGGEETNTALGISTARSQAFKQGGRRGAKKVMIVITDGESHDSPDLQQAIEDSEKDGITRYAIAVLGYYNRRGINPETFLNEIKYIASDPDDKHFFNVTDESALKDIVDALGERIFSLEGTSKNGTAFGLQMSQAGFSAHNVEDGILVGAVGAYDWNGAVLKETRQGKVIPPKSSYTQEFPEELKNHGAYLGYTVTSVVSSRNGRLLVAGAPRFNHTGKVIIFTLKNTGNLTILHSLKGHQIGSYYGSEIAPVDIDGDGITDNLLVAAPMFFSAGMEKGKVYIYRVTETNRFVPEGALEIHNGGQNARFGSSLAPVPDLNGDGFNDLVVGAPLEDDHKGSIYVFFSQHNRILRKYKQRIAAVDLAPGLQYFGRSIHGNMDMNDDGLVDLAVGSLGAAVLLWSRSVVRIYANVRFEPSKVNIFVKDCQRGGKDVTCMSAIVCFNITARTAIPPTQEIGIRYNVSILERRFNPRAVMDQPSKMQPQNLTLLPGGEACEHIYFHVMETTDYARPIVFAVQVGLEETDQGPVLDDSWPAVVKTELPFWNGCDEDDRCMPDLSLQSTNDLMTRKQFCARPVQSRGVFCRHQGGAGSEGSLRVVEGSKRRMVVDVKLDNRGENAYNALVNITYTPNLRFSSLIVKDTSEIKIDCSTEEKKRNEKICNVSAPFMRAKSQVLFRLEFEFSRAVFLDHLRVLLEATSDGEEVNRADNVNDIYYSLSYEGDLLFTRGSNPTRYEIKPELSLEEPGVIGPPFNFTFQIQNLGYFPVRDLQLNIEIPEMTKNGNQLLQIFDFYIDERDGTRCLPPQHIALSRASPEDLSRFSRLNQSNTLSLPIQCTVNIASHRDIGVRITGALRIDTLHALKFKVLELITSASVELPSASPTFLHEEKPVRHIILEIRKEGDYRIPTWIIVGSTLGGLLLLALLSLALWKLGFFRRQKRKDKEEQEANGKVAEER, from the exons ATGAGGCTGGGAATGACGCTCGTGTCTAACCCTAAAGACAACAGCTTCGTG gCTTGCGGGCCGTTATGGTCGTATGAGTGTGGCAGCTCCTACTACAGCACTGGACTGTGCTCAAAAGTCAATGCAAGCTTCAAGTTTTCCAGGACGATTATCCCTGCCTTTCAGA GATGTGAAACCTTTATGGACATAGTGATTGTTCTTGATGGCTCCAACTCCATCTATCCCTGGTATGAAGTGCAGGATTTTCTCATTAACATTCTCCAGAAGTTCCACGTCGGACCAGGTCAAATTCAG GTTGGAGTCGTCCAGTATGGCGAGAAGGTGGTTCACGAATTTAAACTCAGTGACTACAAATCAGTGGAGGAGGTGGTAAAAAGGGCACGCAGCATCGATCAGCGCGGCGGAGAGGAGACCAACACGGCTCTCGGCATCAGCACAGCGCG CTCACAAGCCTTCAAGCAAGGAGGTCGACGTGGCGCTAAGAAGGTAATGATTGTCATCACTGATGGAGAGTCACACGACAGCCCAGATCTCCAGCAGGCCATCGAAGACAGCGAGAAGGATGGCATCACTCGCTATGCCATTGCT GTACTTGGCTACTACAACCGCAGAGGAATAAATCCAGAGACCTTCCTTAATGAAATCAAGTACATCGCCAGCGACCCCGATGACAAGCACTTCTTTAATGTGACAGACGAGTCGGCTCTGAAAGATATCGTTGACGCTCTCGGGGAGCGGATCTTCAGCCTCGAAG GAACCAGTAAGAACGGGACGGCGTTTGGCCTCCAGATGTCTCAGGCAGGTTTTTCCGCACACAACGTGGAG GATGGGATTTTGGTGGGTGCAGTTGGAGCTTACGACTGGAACGGAGCGGTGCTGAAGGAAACGCGACAGGGGAAGGTGATCCCTCCAAAGTCATCCTACACACAGGAGTTTCCTGAAGAGCTCAAAAACCATGGTGCATATTTAG GGTATACCGTAACATCTGTGGTGTCATCCAGAAATGGCCGTCTGCTCGTGGCAGGAGCTCCACGATTTAACCACACGGGCAAAGTCATTATCTTCACCCTGAAGAACACAGGGAACCTCACCATCCTGCACTCACTCAAGGGCCACCAG ATCGGCTCCTACTACGGCAGTGAGATTGCGCCGGTGGACATCGATGGAGACGGCATAACCGACAACCTGTTGGTGGCAGCCCCCATGTTCTTCAGTGCAGGCATGGAAAAAGGGAAGGTCTACATCTACAGAGTCACCGAGACG AATCGTTTCGTCCCAGAAGGAGCGTTGGAGATCCACAACGGCGGCCAGAACGCTCGCTTCGGCTCGTCTCTCGCTCCGGTCCCTGATCTCAATGGCGACGGCTTCAACGACCTGGTGGTGGGAGCTCCGCTGGAAGATGACCACAAAGGCTCCATTTACGTTTTTTTTAGCCAGCACAACAGAATACTACGAAAATACAAACAG AGAATAGCAGCGGTAGATCTGGCTCCGGGCCTGCAGTACTTTGGCCGCAGTATCCATGGCAACATGGACATGAACGACGATGGTTTAGTGGACCTGGCAGTGGGTTCCCTCGGTGCTGCCGTTCTCCTCTG GTCAAGGAGTGTTGTGCGGATATACGCCAATGTCAGGTTTGAGCCCAGCAAGGTGAATATCTTTGTGAAAGACTGTCAACGAGGTGGCAAAGACGTGACCTGCATGTCAGCGATCGTGTGCTTCAACATCACTGCCAGGACGGCCATTCCTCCCACGCAGGAAATAG GGATCAGGTATAACGTCTCCATTTTGGAGAGACGTTTCAACCCTCGGGCCGTGATGGACCAGCCGAGCAAGATGCAGCCTCAAAACCTGACGCTGCTTCCTGGAGGTGAAGCCTGCGAACACATCTACTTCCACGTCATG GAGACCACGGATTATGCAAGACCCATAGTGTTCGCTGTGCAAGTAGGACTGGAAGAAACAGACCAGGGACCAGTTCTGGATGACAGCTGGCCTGCTGTTGTGAAGACTGAG CTGCCTTTCTGGAATGGCTGTGATGAGGACGACCGCTGCATGCCGGACCTGTCGCTGCAGAGCACCAACGACCTGATGACTCGAAA ACAGTTCTGTGCTCGTCCTGTGCAGTCTCGAGGCGTTTTCTGCCGCCATCAGGGCGGAGCAGGGTCGGAAGGGTCGCTGCGGGTCGTTGAGGGAAGCAAGAGGAGGATGGTGGTGGACGTCAAACTAGACAACAGAGGAGAGAACGCTTACAATGCCCTGGTCAACATCACATACACGCCCAATCTGCGCTTCTCTAGCCTCATAGTGAAG GACACCTCGGAAATCAAAATCGACTGCAGcacagaggagaagaagagaaatgaGAAGATCTGCAACGTCAGCGCACCTTTCATGCGAGCCAAATCACAG GTGTTGTTTCGCCTGGAGTTCGAGTTCAGTCGTGCCGTCTTCCTGGACCACCTCAGAGTTCTGCTGGAGGCCACCAG CGACGGCGAAGAAGTGAACAGGGCTGATAATGTTAATGACATTTATTACTCACTGAGCTATGAGGGAGACCTTCTCTTCACCAG GGGCTCGAACCCGACGCGCTACGAGATCAAACCAGAGCTCTCGCTGGAGGAGCCCGGAGTTATCGGCCCTCCTTTCAACTTCACATTCCAG ATTCAGAACCTTGGGTATTTCCCGGTTAGAGATCTGCAGCTAAACATCGAGATtccagaaatgacaaagaacggGAACCAGCTCCTGCAGATTTTTGACTTCTATATCGACGAG AGAGACGGCACGCGCTGCTTACCACCTCAGCACATCGCGCTGAGCAGAGCTTCTCCAGAGGATCTGTCCCGCTTCTCACGCttg AACCAGTCCAACACGCTCAGCCTGCCAATCCAGTGCACGGTCAATATAGCCTCCCACAGAGACATCGGAGTTCGAATCACCGGAGCGCTAAGGATAGACACGTTACACGCA CTGAAGTTTAAAGTCCTGGAACTGATAACGAGTGCCTCGGTGGAGCTCCCCTCCGCCAGCCCCACGTTCCTACATGAAGAAAAGCCTGTCAGACAT ATAATCCTGGAGATCAGGAAGGAGGGAGATTACAGAATCCCTACCTGGATTATTGTTGGCAGCACACTGGGAGGGCTCTTATTGTTAGCTCTTCTCAGCCTGGCTCTGTGGAAG CTCGGCTTCTTCCGGAGACAGAAACGGAAAGAcaaggaggagcaggaggccaACGGCAAAGTAGCCGAGGAGCGGTAA
- the itga11a gene encoding integrin alpha-11a isoform X1 — MEYYCFLLLWICSQHLGFHDCFNIDTKKPRIIKGPKQTQFGYTIQQHVAAGGEKWLLVGAPYEMTGSHQTGDVYKCALSKRTNGNSCSKLNLGKISLTNVSERKDKMRLGMTLVSNPKDNSFVACGPLWSYECGSSYYSTGLCSKVNASFKFSRTIIPAFQRCETFMDIVIVLDGSNSIYPWYEVQDFLINILQKFHVGPGQIQVGVVQYGEKVVHEFKLSDYKSVEEVVKRARSIDQRGGEETNTALGISTARSQAFKQGGRRGAKKVMIVITDGESHDSPDLQQAIEDSEKDGITRYAIAVLGYYNRRGINPETFLNEIKYIASDPDDKHFFNVTDESALKDIVDALGERIFSLEGTSKNGTAFGLQMSQAGFSAHNVEDGILVGAVGAYDWNGAVLKETRQGKVIPPKSSYTQEFPEELKNHGAYLGYTVTSVVSSRNGRLLVAGAPRFNHTGKVIIFTLKNTGNLTILHSLKGHQIGSYYGSEIAPVDIDGDGITDNLLVAAPMFFSAGMEKGKVYIYRVTETNRFVPEGALEIHNGGQNARFGSSLAPVPDLNGDGFNDLVVGAPLEDDHKGSIYVFFSQHNRILRKYKQRIAAVDLAPGLQYFGRSIHGNMDMNDDGLVDLAVGSLGAAVLLWSRSVVRIYANVRFEPSKVNIFVKDCQRGGKDVTCMSAIVCFNITARTAIPPTQEIGIRYNVSILERRFNPRAVMDQPSKMQPQNLTLLPGGEACEHIYFHVMETTDYARPIVFAVQVGLEETDQGPVLDDSWPAVVKTELPFWNGCDEDDRCMPDLSLQSTNDLMTRKQFCARPVQSRGVFCRHQGGAGSEGSLRVVEGSKRRMVVDVKLDNRGENAYNALVNITYTPNLRFSSLIVKDTSEIKIDCSTEEKKRNEKICNVSAPFMRAKSQVLFRLEFEFSRAVFLDHLRVLLEATSDGEEVNRADNVNDIYYSLSYEGDLLFTRGSNPTRYEIKPELSLEEPGVIGPPFNFTFQIQNLGYFPVRDLQLNIEIPEMTKNGNQLLQIFDFYIDERDGTRCLPPQHIALSRASPEDLSRFSRLNQSNTLSLPIQCTVNIASHRDIGVRITGALRIDTLHALKFKVLELITSASVELPSASPTFLHEEKPVRHIILEIRKEGDYRIPTWIIVGSTLGGLLLLALLSLALWKLGFFRRQKRKDKEEQEANGKVAEER, encoded by the exons GTTATTAGTGGGTGCGCCGTATGAAATGACTGGGTCTCACCAAACAGGGGATGTATATAAATGCGCGCTGAGCAAGAGAACCAATGGCAACAGCTGCTCAAAGCTCAATTTAG GAAAGATATCGCTGACCAACGTATCAGAACGAAAGGACAAGATGAGGCTGGGAATGACGCTCGTGTCTAACCCTAAAGACAACAGCTTCGTG gCTTGCGGGCCGTTATGGTCGTATGAGTGTGGCAGCTCCTACTACAGCACTGGACTGTGCTCAAAAGTCAATGCAAGCTTCAAGTTTTCCAGGACGATTATCCCTGCCTTTCAGA GATGTGAAACCTTTATGGACATAGTGATTGTTCTTGATGGCTCCAACTCCATCTATCCCTGGTATGAAGTGCAGGATTTTCTCATTAACATTCTCCAGAAGTTCCACGTCGGACCAGGTCAAATTCAG GTTGGAGTCGTCCAGTATGGCGAGAAGGTGGTTCACGAATTTAAACTCAGTGACTACAAATCAGTGGAGGAGGTGGTAAAAAGGGCACGCAGCATCGATCAGCGCGGCGGAGAGGAGACCAACACGGCTCTCGGCATCAGCACAGCGCG CTCACAAGCCTTCAAGCAAGGAGGTCGACGTGGCGCTAAGAAGGTAATGATTGTCATCACTGATGGAGAGTCACACGACAGCCCAGATCTCCAGCAGGCCATCGAAGACAGCGAGAAGGATGGCATCACTCGCTATGCCATTGCT GTACTTGGCTACTACAACCGCAGAGGAATAAATCCAGAGACCTTCCTTAATGAAATCAAGTACATCGCCAGCGACCCCGATGACAAGCACTTCTTTAATGTGACAGACGAGTCGGCTCTGAAAGATATCGTTGACGCTCTCGGGGAGCGGATCTTCAGCCTCGAAG GAACCAGTAAGAACGGGACGGCGTTTGGCCTCCAGATGTCTCAGGCAGGTTTTTCCGCACACAACGTGGAG GATGGGATTTTGGTGGGTGCAGTTGGAGCTTACGACTGGAACGGAGCGGTGCTGAAGGAAACGCGACAGGGGAAGGTGATCCCTCCAAAGTCATCCTACACACAGGAGTTTCCTGAAGAGCTCAAAAACCATGGTGCATATTTAG GGTATACCGTAACATCTGTGGTGTCATCCAGAAATGGCCGTCTGCTCGTGGCAGGAGCTCCACGATTTAACCACACGGGCAAAGTCATTATCTTCACCCTGAAGAACACAGGGAACCTCACCATCCTGCACTCACTCAAGGGCCACCAG ATCGGCTCCTACTACGGCAGTGAGATTGCGCCGGTGGACATCGATGGAGACGGCATAACCGACAACCTGTTGGTGGCAGCCCCCATGTTCTTCAGTGCAGGCATGGAAAAAGGGAAGGTCTACATCTACAGAGTCACCGAGACG AATCGTTTCGTCCCAGAAGGAGCGTTGGAGATCCACAACGGCGGCCAGAACGCTCGCTTCGGCTCGTCTCTCGCTCCGGTCCCTGATCTCAATGGCGACGGCTTCAACGACCTGGTGGTGGGAGCTCCGCTGGAAGATGACCACAAAGGCTCCATTTACGTTTTTTTTAGCCAGCACAACAGAATACTACGAAAATACAAACAG AGAATAGCAGCGGTAGATCTGGCTCCGGGCCTGCAGTACTTTGGCCGCAGTATCCATGGCAACATGGACATGAACGACGATGGTTTAGTGGACCTGGCAGTGGGTTCCCTCGGTGCTGCCGTTCTCCTCTG GTCAAGGAGTGTTGTGCGGATATACGCCAATGTCAGGTTTGAGCCCAGCAAGGTGAATATCTTTGTGAAAGACTGTCAACGAGGTGGCAAAGACGTGACCTGCATGTCAGCGATCGTGTGCTTCAACATCACTGCCAGGACGGCCATTCCTCCCACGCAGGAAATAG GGATCAGGTATAACGTCTCCATTTTGGAGAGACGTTTCAACCCTCGGGCCGTGATGGACCAGCCGAGCAAGATGCAGCCTCAAAACCTGACGCTGCTTCCTGGAGGTGAAGCCTGCGAACACATCTACTTCCACGTCATG GAGACCACGGATTATGCAAGACCCATAGTGTTCGCTGTGCAAGTAGGACTGGAAGAAACAGACCAGGGACCAGTTCTGGATGACAGCTGGCCTGCTGTTGTGAAGACTGAG CTGCCTTTCTGGAATGGCTGTGATGAGGACGACCGCTGCATGCCGGACCTGTCGCTGCAGAGCACCAACGACCTGATGACTCGAAA ACAGTTCTGTGCTCGTCCTGTGCAGTCTCGAGGCGTTTTCTGCCGCCATCAGGGCGGAGCAGGGTCGGAAGGGTCGCTGCGGGTCGTTGAGGGAAGCAAGAGGAGGATGGTGGTGGACGTCAAACTAGACAACAGAGGAGAGAACGCTTACAATGCCCTGGTCAACATCACATACACGCCCAATCTGCGCTTCTCTAGCCTCATAGTGAAG GACACCTCGGAAATCAAAATCGACTGCAGcacagaggagaagaagagaaatgaGAAGATCTGCAACGTCAGCGCACCTTTCATGCGAGCCAAATCACAG GTGTTGTTTCGCCTGGAGTTCGAGTTCAGTCGTGCCGTCTTCCTGGACCACCTCAGAGTTCTGCTGGAGGCCACCAG CGACGGCGAAGAAGTGAACAGGGCTGATAATGTTAATGACATTTATTACTCACTGAGCTATGAGGGAGACCTTCTCTTCACCAG GGGCTCGAACCCGACGCGCTACGAGATCAAACCAGAGCTCTCGCTGGAGGAGCCCGGAGTTATCGGCCCTCCTTTCAACTTCACATTCCAG ATTCAGAACCTTGGGTATTTCCCGGTTAGAGATCTGCAGCTAAACATCGAGATtccagaaatgacaaagaacggGAACCAGCTCCTGCAGATTTTTGACTTCTATATCGACGAG AGAGACGGCACGCGCTGCTTACCACCTCAGCACATCGCGCTGAGCAGAGCTTCTCCAGAGGATCTGTCCCGCTTCTCACGCttg AACCAGTCCAACACGCTCAGCCTGCCAATCCAGTGCACGGTCAATATAGCCTCCCACAGAGACATCGGAGTTCGAATCACCGGAGCGCTAAGGATAGACACGTTACACGCA CTGAAGTTTAAAGTCCTGGAACTGATAACGAGTGCCTCGGTGGAGCTCCCCTCCGCCAGCCCCACGTTCCTACATGAAGAAAAGCCTGTCAGACAT ATAATCCTGGAGATCAGGAAGGAGGGAGATTACAGAATCCCTACCTGGATTATTGTTGGCAGCACACTGGGAGGGCTCTTATTGTTAGCTCTTCTCAGCCTGGCTCTGTGGAAG CTCGGCTTCTTCCGGAGACAGAAACGGAAAGAcaaggaggagcaggaggccaACGGCAAAGTAGCCGAGGAGCGGTAA
- the itga11a gene encoding integrin alpha-11a isoform X2 → MTGSHQTGDVYKCALSKRTNGNSCSKLNLGKISLTNVSERKDKMRLGMTLVSNPKDNSFVACGPLWSYECGSSYYSTGLCSKVNASFKFSRTIIPAFQRCETFMDIVIVLDGSNSIYPWYEVQDFLINILQKFHVGPGQIQVGVVQYGEKVVHEFKLSDYKSVEEVVKRARSIDQRGGEETNTALGISTARSQAFKQGGRRGAKKVMIVITDGESHDSPDLQQAIEDSEKDGITRYAIAVLGYYNRRGINPETFLNEIKYIASDPDDKHFFNVTDESALKDIVDALGERIFSLEGTSKNGTAFGLQMSQAGFSAHNVEDGILVGAVGAYDWNGAVLKETRQGKVIPPKSSYTQEFPEELKNHGAYLGYTVTSVVSSRNGRLLVAGAPRFNHTGKVIIFTLKNTGNLTILHSLKGHQIGSYYGSEIAPVDIDGDGITDNLLVAAPMFFSAGMEKGKVYIYRVTETNRFVPEGALEIHNGGQNARFGSSLAPVPDLNGDGFNDLVVGAPLEDDHKGSIYVFFSQHNRILRKYKQRIAAVDLAPGLQYFGRSIHGNMDMNDDGLVDLAVGSLGAAVLLWSRSVVRIYANVRFEPSKVNIFVKDCQRGGKDVTCMSAIVCFNITARTAIPPTQEIGIRYNVSILERRFNPRAVMDQPSKMQPQNLTLLPGGEACEHIYFHVMETTDYARPIVFAVQVGLEETDQGPVLDDSWPAVVKTELPFWNGCDEDDRCMPDLSLQSTNDLMTRKQFCARPVQSRGVFCRHQGGAGSEGSLRVVEGSKRRMVVDVKLDNRGENAYNALVNITYTPNLRFSSLIVKDTSEIKIDCSTEEKKRNEKICNVSAPFMRAKSQVLFRLEFEFSRAVFLDHLRVLLEATSDGEEVNRADNVNDIYYSLSYEGDLLFTRGSNPTRYEIKPELSLEEPGVIGPPFNFTFQIQNLGYFPVRDLQLNIEIPEMTKNGNQLLQIFDFYIDERDGTRCLPPQHIALSRASPEDLSRFSRLNQSNTLSLPIQCTVNIASHRDIGVRITGALRIDTLHALKFKVLELITSASVELPSASPTFLHEEKPVRHIILEIRKEGDYRIPTWIIVGSTLGGLLLLALLSLALWKLGFFRRQKRKDKEEQEANGKVAEER, encoded by the exons ATGACTGGGTCTCACCAAACAGGGGATGTATATAAATGCGCGCTGAGCAAGAGAACCAATGGCAACAGCTGCTCAAAGCTCAATTTAG GAAAGATATCGCTGACCAACGTATCAGAACGAAAGGACAAGATGAGGCTGGGAATGACGCTCGTGTCTAACCCTAAAGACAACAGCTTCGTG gCTTGCGGGCCGTTATGGTCGTATGAGTGTGGCAGCTCCTACTACAGCACTGGACTGTGCTCAAAAGTCAATGCAAGCTTCAAGTTTTCCAGGACGATTATCCCTGCCTTTCAGA GATGTGAAACCTTTATGGACATAGTGATTGTTCTTGATGGCTCCAACTCCATCTATCCCTGGTATGAAGTGCAGGATTTTCTCATTAACATTCTCCAGAAGTTCCACGTCGGACCAGGTCAAATTCAG GTTGGAGTCGTCCAGTATGGCGAGAAGGTGGTTCACGAATTTAAACTCAGTGACTACAAATCAGTGGAGGAGGTGGTAAAAAGGGCACGCAGCATCGATCAGCGCGGCGGAGAGGAGACCAACACGGCTCTCGGCATCAGCACAGCGCG CTCACAAGCCTTCAAGCAAGGAGGTCGACGTGGCGCTAAGAAGGTAATGATTGTCATCACTGATGGAGAGTCACACGACAGCCCAGATCTCCAGCAGGCCATCGAAGACAGCGAGAAGGATGGCATCACTCGCTATGCCATTGCT GTACTTGGCTACTACAACCGCAGAGGAATAAATCCAGAGACCTTCCTTAATGAAATCAAGTACATCGCCAGCGACCCCGATGACAAGCACTTCTTTAATGTGACAGACGAGTCGGCTCTGAAAGATATCGTTGACGCTCTCGGGGAGCGGATCTTCAGCCTCGAAG GAACCAGTAAGAACGGGACGGCGTTTGGCCTCCAGATGTCTCAGGCAGGTTTTTCCGCACACAACGTGGAG GATGGGATTTTGGTGGGTGCAGTTGGAGCTTACGACTGGAACGGAGCGGTGCTGAAGGAAACGCGACAGGGGAAGGTGATCCCTCCAAAGTCATCCTACACACAGGAGTTTCCTGAAGAGCTCAAAAACCATGGTGCATATTTAG GGTATACCGTAACATCTGTGGTGTCATCCAGAAATGGCCGTCTGCTCGTGGCAGGAGCTCCACGATTTAACCACACGGGCAAAGTCATTATCTTCACCCTGAAGAACACAGGGAACCTCACCATCCTGCACTCACTCAAGGGCCACCAG ATCGGCTCCTACTACGGCAGTGAGATTGCGCCGGTGGACATCGATGGAGACGGCATAACCGACAACCTGTTGGTGGCAGCCCCCATGTTCTTCAGTGCAGGCATGGAAAAAGGGAAGGTCTACATCTACAGAGTCACCGAGACG AATCGTTTCGTCCCAGAAGGAGCGTTGGAGATCCACAACGGCGGCCAGAACGCTCGCTTCGGCTCGTCTCTCGCTCCGGTCCCTGATCTCAATGGCGACGGCTTCAACGACCTGGTGGTGGGAGCTCCGCTGGAAGATGACCACAAAGGCTCCATTTACGTTTTTTTTAGCCAGCACAACAGAATACTACGAAAATACAAACAG AGAATAGCAGCGGTAGATCTGGCTCCGGGCCTGCAGTACTTTGGCCGCAGTATCCATGGCAACATGGACATGAACGACGATGGTTTAGTGGACCTGGCAGTGGGTTCCCTCGGTGCTGCCGTTCTCCTCTG GTCAAGGAGTGTTGTGCGGATATACGCCAATGTCAGGTTTGAGCCCAGCAAGGTGAATATCTTTGTGAAAGACTGTCAACGAGGTGGCAAAGACGTGACCTGCATGTCAGCGATCGTGTGCTTCAACATCACTGCCAGGACGGCCATTCCTCCCACGCAGGAAATAG GGATCAGGTATAACGTCTCCATTTTGGAGAGACGTTTCAACCCTCGGGCCGTGATGGACCAGCCGAGCAAGATGCAGCCTCAAAACCTGACGCTGCTTCCTGGAGGTGAAGCCTGCGAACACATCTACTTCCACGTCATG GAGACCACGGATTATGCAAGACCCATAGTGTTCGCTGTGCAAGTAGGACTGGAAGAAACAGACCAGGGACCAGTTCTGGATGACAGCTGGCCTGCTGTTGTGAAGACTGAG CTGCCTTTCTGGAATGGCTGTGATGAGGACGACCGCTGCATGCCGGACCTGTCGCTGCAGAGCACCAACGACCTGATGACTCGAAA ACAGTTCTGTGCTCGTCCTGTGCAGTCTCGAGGCGTTTTCTGCCGCCATCAGGGCGGAGCAGGGTCGGAAGGGTCGCTGCGGGTCGTTGAGGGAAGCAAGAGGAGGATGGTGGTGGACGTCAAACTAGACAACAGAGGAGAGAACGCTTACAATGCCCTGGTCAACATCACATACACGCCCAATCTGCGCTTCTCTAGCCTCATAGTGAAG GACACCTCGGAAATCAAAATCGACTGCAGcacagaggagaagaagagaaatgaGAAGATCTGCAACGTCAGCGCACCTTTCATGCGAGCCAAATCACAG GTGTTGTTTCGCCTGGAGTTCGAGTTCAGTCGTGCCGTCTTCCTGGACCACCTCAGAGTTCTGCTGGAGGCCACCAG CGACGGCGAAGAAGTGAACAGGGCTGATAATGTTAATGACATTTATTACTCACTGAGCTATGAGGGAGACCTTCTCTTCACCAG GGGCTCGAACCCGACGCGCTACGAGATCAAACCAGAGCTCTCGCTGGAGGAGCCCGGAGTTATCGGCCCTCCTTTCAACTTCACATTCCAG ATTCAGAACCTTGGGTATTTCCCGGTTAGAGATCTGCAGCTAAACATCGAGATtccagaaatgacaaagaacggGAACCAGCTCCTGCAGATTTTTGACTTCTATATCGACGAG AGAGACGGCACGCGCTGCTTACCACCTCAGCACATCGCGCTGAGCAGAGCTTCTCCAGAGGATCTGTCCCGCTTCTCACGCttg AACCAGTCCAACACGCTCAGCCTGCCAATCCAGTGCACGGTCAATATAGCCTCCCACAGAGACATCGGAGTTCGAATCACCGGAGCGCTAAGGATAGACACGTTACACGCA CTGAAGTTTAAAGTCCTGGAACTGATAACGAGTGCCTCGGTGGAGCTCCCCTCCGCCAGCCCCACGTTCCTACATGAAGAAAAGCCTGTCAGACAT ATAATCCTGGAGATCAGGAAGGAGGGAGATTACAGAATCCCTACCTGGATTATTGTTGGCAGCACACTGGGAGGGCTCTTATTGTTAGCTCTTCTCAGCCTGGCTCTGTGGAAG CTCGGCTTCTTCCGGAGACAGAAACGGAAAGAcaaggaggagcaggaggccaACGGCAAAGTAGCCGAGGAGCGGTAA